Proteins encoded by one window of Pseudochaenichthys georgianus chromosome 9, fPseGeo1.2, whole genome shotgun sequence:
- the smyd1b gene encoding histone-lysine N-methyltransferase SMYD1b isoform X2: MENVAIFESPGKGRGLKATKEFWAGDVIFAEPSVAAVVFDSLADRICHSCFRRQEKLQKCGQCKFAHYCDRTCQRAGWAEHKLECSAIKTHGKAPNENIRLGARILWRLDKDGSMMSDTQMVTLEELEDHIADMPEDDLKDFKVDIHNFLDYWPRSSKQHTIDDTFHIFGVINCNGFTVSDQRGLQAVGVGLFPNLCMVNHNCWPNCTVILNHGKIELRSLGKIEGGDELTVSYVDFLNLTEERQKLLKTQYFFDCTCEHCKDHVKDDLKLGGLEVDGVKPTEEQVKEATDYCFEMMEKMEKARLNGNYHEVVKISKDCLEKTEPVLADTHIYQLRMWSTLSEVQAYLQLFDDAADNSRKMVEGYMKLYHPNNAALGMAAMRSGVTHWQAGEIEVGHGMVCRAYAILMVTHGSMHPITKDLEAMRMQTEMELRMFRQNEYVYHSMREAALKNKPMTMMQEPRNMEEGVKNLFHRRK, encoded by the exons ATGGAGAATGTGGCAATATTCGAGTCACCTGGAAAGGGGAGGGGTCTTAAGGCCACTAAGGAGTTTTGGGCTGGAGACGTCATTTTTGCAGAGCCCAGTGTTGCAGCTGTTGTGTTTGACAG cCTAGCAGACCGTATTTGCCACAGCTGCTTCCGAAGACAAGAAAAGCTACAGAAGTGCGGCCAGTGCAAATTTGCTCATTATTGTGACCGAACCTGCCAGCGAGCCGGCTGGGCCGAACACAAGCTAGAATGTAGTGCCATAAAAACGCATGGCAAAGCACCGAACGAGAACATCCG TTTGGGGGCTCGCATCCTGTGGCGCCTTGACAAAGATGGGAGCATGATGTCGGACACGCAGATGGTAACACTGGAGGAGCTGGAGGATCACATTGCTGACATGCCTGAGGACGATTTGAAGGACTTCAAAGTGGACATCCACAACTTCCTGGATTACTGGCCCCGCAGCAGCAAGCAGCACACCATTGATGACACTTTTCATATTTTTGGAGTG ATTAACTGTAATGGTTTCACTGTGAGTGACCAGAGGGGCCTCCAGGCAGTGGGAGTGGGCCTTTTCCCAAATCTTTGCATGGTGAATCACAACTGCTGGCCGAACTGCACCGTGATCCTCAACCACGGCAA GATTGAGCTGCGTTCTCTGGGTAAGATTGAAGGGGGAGACGAGCTCACAGTTTCATACGTGGACTTCCTGAATTTGACCGAGGAGAGACAGAAGCTGCTGAAAACACAATACTTCTTTGACTGCACATGTGAACACTGCAAGGACCACGTCAAAGATGACTTGAAGTTGGGGGGATTGGAAGTGGATGGAGTCAAG CCTACAGAGGAACAAGTGAAAGAGGCTACAGATTATTGCTTTGAAATGATGGAGAAAATGGAAAAGGCTCGACTAAATGGCAACTACCATGAG GTGGTAAAGATCAGCAAGGATTGCCTGGAGAAGACAGAACCAGTTTTGGCTGACACTCACATTTACCAGCTGCGGATGTGGAGCACGTTAAGTGAGGTGCAAGCTTACCTGCAGTTATTTGATGATGCTGCAGACAATTCCCGCAAAATGGTGGAGGGATACAT GAAACTGTACCACCCAAACAATGCTGCTCTTGGTATGGCCGCCATGCGATCAGGAGTGACTCACTGGCAAGCTGGGGAAATAGAGGTCGGCCATGGCATGGTCTGCAGGGCCTACGCCATTCTCATGGTCACCCACGGCTCAATGCATCCCATCACCAAGGACCTGGAG GCAATGCGTATGCAGACAGAGATGGAGCTGAGGATGTTCAGGCAGAACGAGTATGTCTACCACAGTATGAGAGAGGCAGCACTGAAGAACAAACCGATGACTATGATGCAAGAACCCAGGAATATGGAGGAGGGAGTCAAGAACCTCTTCCACCGGAGGAAGTGA
- the sprb gene encoding sepiapterin reductase b codes for MSDINSTNPRTLGRGICIITGASKGFGHALAYQVSCYLEPRSVLLLVARSGPLLQEMKEELQSATEEQQLVVHCVTVDLRTKEGVDETVRVARQEAVDEIEHVLLINNAASLGDIAKFETFTNPDEVNSYLSLNVSSPLALTAGILQLCPCRPGLRWSVVNLSSMFALQALPSWVLYCTAKAARNMMFSVLAKEQQHVKVLSYSPGPMDTDMQKEILRLTNVNHNPMPCHESAAKLMKLLLDNNFSSGAHLDFFDV; via the exons ATGTCAGACATTAACTCCACAAACCCCAGGACTCTGGGCCGGGGAATCTGCATCATCACTGGAGCCTCCAAGGGATTCGGACATGCGCTGGCATATCAA GTGTCCTGCTATCTGGAGCCCCGCTCGGTCCTCCTGCTGGTGGCTCGCTCAGGGCCTCTGCTGCAGGAGATGAAGGAAGAGCTGCAGAGTGCCACTGAGGAACAGCAGCTCGTGGTTCACTGCGTCACTGTGGATCTGAGGACCAAAGAGGGTGTGGATGAAACGGTCAGGGTGGCAAGGCAGGAAGCTGTAGATGAAATAGAACATGTGCTTCTGATCAACAACGCTG CCTCTTTGGGCGACATTGCCAAGTTTGAGACTTTCACCAATCCTGATGAGGTGAATTCCTATCTGTCCCTCAACGTAAGCTCCCCTCTGGCTCTGACAGCAGGGATCCTGCAGTTGTGTCCCTGCAGGCCGGGCCTACGATGGAGTGTGGTAAACCTCTCGTCTATGTTTGCACTGCAGGCCTTACCCTCCTGGGTGCTATACTGCACCGCCAAAGCAGCCAGGAATATGATGTTCTCGGTGCTGGCCAAGGAACAGCAACATGTCAAAGTCCTCAGCTACTCTCCAG GTCCAATGGACACAGATATGCAGAAAGAAATCCTGAGGTTAACAAATGTCAATCATAATCCCATGCCCTGCCATGAATCTGCAGCCAAACTGATGAAGCTGCTGCTGGACAATAACTTCTCCTCAGGAGCACACCTCGACTTCTTCGATGTGTGA
- the lzts3b gene encoding leucine zipper putative tumor suppressor 3 isoform X1, with the protein MGSVGSGVAGEQEFAMKSVGTRTTLPRAPPLSRRCPADRSCSAERLPRPPATISDGTASSDERGSVSVATGTCTGTDRPTETASSTNTECTMTAPSNNNQLECGNGAGRREREWERERERQRERGRDRDRDRDWDRERLERERERERNRERERERVERERLERERERERERARERERERIEREKIERERERERERERERERERLENERLERDREREMQAAGLDVCGNIVGRGGPEKTSVGMNTHQIQHPHPHQHREMTAARADGENNPGSHNPPNHNPPKILPVSGKLEQAMQNNSGLVRPSAFKPVVPKSFHSMQNLVGQAGGAGSEGKTEARSEGFSESRGGRRGRDAAAGESGEVPEALLLDQESPVRVSRTEGGGNGNEVVQGGMSDSGRNSLTSLPTYTGSGSGCGPPAVLGPLSASTSHINRLGMVGAAAGLDKLEKPGYQNGLSASDSGRSSSGKSSSSYQRLSHLSDAPAPLRPSPSSDDIIQDLEDRLWEKEQEVQHMRRNLDQSEAAIIQVFEEKQRVWERQMDELRQNYASRLQQVTRRAQRSQTALQAQIGRLSQDKRRLQEEMAALLAQREELERKCLDYRKEQADILPRLEETKWEVCQKAGEISLLKQQLRESQAEVTQRAGEMVALRGQLKELNAQLREREETMLGLKDSYSTKSLELEKCEGELRRTLSEVSHLREKLGVFEAEVLSLKRALNEVSRGAEVVMSPNLAAAGLLPPWGIVHCPRNPTESSTNSLTSTSDNLLSLQSDEAKAQRQEAQRQERQQREEAQWRDVQQRQDTHMQQDLRMRQDVQIRPEAQLRQEAQLRQESHLRHEAQLRQEAQLCHEAQMRHEAQLCQEVQLRQDGHLPQRGPEGHWDESGELRRQLEQLQAALRLERQQRERQALNFDQERHTWQDEKERVLKYQAQLQLSYVETLQKNQALEKRMISLGAKPSSTSTTTTITTITTSSPTSSNSPPPPPAMSPLSPQPSLSISGPIALTISPPCEDQKGPPSLHQLANPWAGPSRLERIESTEI; encoded by the exons ATGGGCAGTGTTGGCAGTGGGGTGGCAGGAGAGCAGGAGTTTGCCATGAAGTCTGTGGGTACGAGGACCACCTTGCCCAGAGCCCCTCCTCTCTCTCGCCGTTGCCCTGCCGACCGCAGCTGCAGTGCAGAACGACTGCCCCGCCCTCCTGCGACTATATCTGACGGGACGGCCTCTAGCGATGAGCGGGGGAGTGTTAGTGTTGCGACTGGGACCTGTACCGGGACTGACCGGCCCACCGAAACAGCCTCCTCCACCAACACTGAATGTACCATGACTGCCCCGTCCAACAACAACCAGTTGGAGTGTGGCAATGGAGCGGGCAGGCGGGAGAGGGagtgggagagggagagggagaggcagCGTGAGAGGGGGAGAGACAGAGACCGGGACCGGGACTGGGACAGAGAAAGGTTAGAGAGGGaacgagagagggagaggaaccgggagagggagcgggagcgagtgGAGAGGGAGAGGCTGGAGCGAGAGAGGGagcgggagagggagagagccagagagagggaaagagaaagaattgagagagagaagatagaaagagagagggagcgagagagGGAAAGGGAGAGGGAGCGGGAAAGAGAGAGGCTGGAGAATGAGAGGTTggaaagagacagagagagggagatgcaGGCTGCAGGTTTGGATGTGTGTGGGAACATTGTGGGACGAGGAGGACCTGAGAAGACCAGCGTTGGCATGAACACACACCAGATCCAGCATCCGCACCCGCACCAGCACAGAGAGATGACCGCAGCCAGAGCCGACGGAGAAAACAATCCAGGCAGCCACAACCCTCCGAACCACAACCCACCCAAGATCCTGCCAGTGTCGGGAAAACTGGAGCAG GCGATGCAGAACAATTCGGGCCTCGTACGTCCCTCCGCCTTCAAGCCGGTGGTTCCCAAGAGCTTCCACTCCATGCAGAACCTGGTGGGCCAGGCAGGAGGGGCTGGGAGCGAGGGCAAGACTGAGGCAAGGAGTGAAGGGTTCAGTGAGAGCAGAGGAGGCAGGAGAGGCAGGGACGCAGCGGCAGGAGAATCAGGAGAGGTCCCAGAGGCCCTGCTCCTGGACCAGGAGAGCCCAGTGAGGGTCAGCAGAACTGAGGGCGGGGGAAATGGTAATGAAGTGGTTCAGGGAGGGATGTCTGACTCAGGGAGGAactccctgaccagcctgcccaCCTACACGGGCTCGGGGTCCGGTTGTGGGCCCCCGGCCGTCCTGGGGCCTCTCAGTGCTTCCACCAGCCACATCAACAGGTTGGGCATGGTTGGGGCAGCTGCAGGCCTCGACAAGCTGGAAAAGCCTGGCTACCAG AACGGGCTCAGCGCCTCAGACAGTGGCCGGTCCTCCTCGGGAAAGAGCTCCTCGTCCTATCAGAGGCTGAGCCACCTGAGTGACGCCCCTGCTCCTCTCCGGCCCTCGCCCTCCTCCGACGACATTATCCAGGACCTCGAGGACCGCTTGTGGGAGAAAGAGCAAGAG GTGCAGCACATGCGTAGAAACCTGGACCAAAGTGAGGCAGCGATTATTCAGGTGTTTGAGGAGAAGCAGCGTGTCTGGGAGCGGCAGATGGACGAGCTGAGACAGAACTACGCCTCGCGCCTGCAGCAG GTTACCCGTCGTGCTCAGCGCTCCCAGACTGCCCTGCAGGCCCAGATAGGCCGTCTATCCCAGGACAAGAGGAGGCTCCAGGAGGAGATGGCGGCTCTGTTGGCCCAGAGGGAGGAGCTGGAGAGAAAGTGTCTGGATTACAGGAAGGAGCAGGCTGACATCTTGCCTCGTCTGGAGGAGACCAAGTGGGAG GTGTGTCAGAAGGCCGGAGAGATCTCTCTGCTGAAGCAGCAGCTGAGGGAGAGTCAGGCTGAAGTGACGCAGCGAGCTGGAGAGATGGTGGCCCTAAGGGGCCAGCTGAAGGAGCTCAATGCCCAGCTGAGGGAGCGGGAGGAGACCATGCTGGGCCTGAAGGACTCCTACAGCACCAAGAGCCTGGAGCTGGAGAAGTGTGAGGGGGAGCTGAGGAGGACTCTCTCAGAG GTGTCCCATCTAAGAGAGAAGCTGGGTGTGTTTGAGGCAGAGGTGCTCAGTTTAAAGCGGGCTCTAAATGAAGTGAGCAGAGGAGCAGAAGTGGTTATGAGCCCTAACTTAGCTGCTGCAGGACTTTTGCCCCCCTGGGGGATTGTCCACTGCCCACGTAACCCCACTGAGTCCTCAACCAACTCTCTCACCTCCACGTCTGACAACCTGCTGAGTCTTCAGAGCGATGAAGCCAAGGCCCAGaggcaggaagctcagagacaGGAGAGGCAGCAACGGGAAGAAGCTCAATGGCGTGATGTGCAGCAGAGGCAAGATACCCACATGCAGCAGGACCTTCGAATGCGTCAGGATGTCCAAATTCGACCAGAGGCCCAACTCCGTCAGGAGGCCCAGCTTCGTCAGGAGTCTCACCTCCGCCATGAAGCCCAATTACGCCAAGAGGCCCAGCTCTGCCACGAGGCCCAAATGCGTCATGAGGCCCAACTCTGCCAGGAAGTGCAGCTACGTCAGGATGGCCACCTGCCGCAGCGAGGCCCGGAGGGTCACTGGGACGAGTCAGGGGAGCTTCGCAGGCAACTTGAGCAGCTGCAGGCCGCATTGCGCCTGGAGCGGCAGCAACGGGAACGCCAGGCACTCAACTTCGACCAGGAGCGACACACCTGGCAGGACGAGAAGGAACGGGTTTTGAAATACCAGGCACAGCTTCAGCTCAGCTACGTGGAAACGCTGCAGAAGAATCAAGCTTTGGAAAAACGTATGATCTCGTTGGGAGCTAAACCCTCCTCAACGTCCACCACCACCACTATTACCACCATCACCACCAGCTCCCCCACCTCTTCCAATTCTCCCCCTCCACCACCAGCCATGTCACCTCTATCCCCTCAGCCCTCACTCTCTATCTCTGGCCCCATTGCCCTCACCATCTCCCCGCCTTGTGAAGATCAGAAGGGCCCTCCTTCTCTCCACCAGCTTGCCAATCCCTGGGCAGGACCTTCACGCCTGGAGAGGATAGAGTCCACTGAGATATAG
- the smyd1b gene encoding histone-lysine N-methyltransferase SMYD1b isoform X1, translated as MENVAIFESPGKGRGLKATKEFWAGDVIFAEPSVAAVVFDSLADRICHSCFRRQEKLQKCGQCKFAHYCDRTCQRAGWAEHKLECSAIKTHGKAPNENIRLGARILWRLDKDGSMMSDTQMVTLEELEDHIADMPEDDLKDFKVDIHNFLDYWPRSSKQHTIDDTFHIFGVINCNGFTVSDQRGLQAVGVGLFPNLCMVNHNCWPNCTVILNHGNQSAVNTMFHSQRRIELRSLGKIEGGDELTVSYVDFLNLTEERQKLLKTQYFFDCTCEHCKDHVKDDLKLGGLEVDGVKPTEEQVKEATDYCFEMMEKMEKARLNGNYHEVVKISKDCLEKTEPVLADTHIYQLRMWSTLSEVQAYLQLFDDAADNSRKMVEGYMKLYHPNNAALGMAAMRSGVTHWQAGEIEVGHGMVCRAYAILMVTHGSMHPITKDLEAMRMQTEMELRMFRQNEYVYHSMREAALKNKPMTMMQEPRNMEEGVKNLFHRRK; from the exons ATGGAGAATGTGGCAATATTCGAGTCACCTGGAAAGGGGAGGGGTCTTAAGGCCACTAAGGAGTTTTGGGCTGGAGACGTCATTTTTGCAGAGCCCAGTGTTGCAGCTGTTGTGTTTGACAG cCTAGCAGACCGTATTTGCCACAGCTGCTTCCGAAGACAAGAAAAGCTACAGAAGTGCGGCCAGTGCAAATTTGCTCATTATTGTGACCGAACCTGCCAGCGAGCCGGCTGGGCCGAACACAAGCTAGAATGTAGTGCCATAAAAACGCATGGCAAAGCACCGAACGAGAACATCCG TTTGGGGGCTCGCATCCTGTGGCGCCTTGACAAAGATGGGAGCATGATGTCGGACACGCAGATGGTAACACTGGAGGAGCTGGAGGATCACATTGCTGACATGCCTGAGGACGATTTGAAGGACTTCAAAGTGGACATCCACAACTTCCTGGATTACTGGCCCCGCAGCAGCAAGCAGCACACCATTGATGACACTTTTCATATTTTTGGAGTG ATTAACTGTAATGGTTTCACTGTGAGTGACCAGAGGGGCCTCCAGGCAGTGGGAGTGGGCCTTTTCCCAAATCTTTGCATGGTGAATCACAACTGCTGGCCGAACTGCACCGTGATCCTCAACCACGGCAA TCAATCGGCAGTGAATACTATGTTTCATTCTCAACGGAG GATTGAGCTGCGTTCTCTGGGTAAGATTGAAGGGGGAGACGAGCTCACAGTTTCATACGTGGACTTCCTGAATTTGACCGAGGAGAGACAGAAGCTGCTGAAAACACAATACTTCTTTGACTGCACATGTGAACACTGCAAGGACCACGTCAAAGATGACTTGAAGTTGGGGGGATTGGAAGTGGATGGAGTCAAG CCTACAGAGGAACAAGTGAAAGAGGCTACAGATTATTGCTTTGAAATGATGGAGAAAATGGAAAAGGCTCGACTAAATGGCAACTACCATGAG GTGGTAAAGATCAGCAAGGATTGCCTGGAGAAGACAGAACCAGTTTTGGCTGACACTCACATTTACCAGCTGCGGATGTGGAGCACGTTAAGTGAGGTGCAAGCTTACCTGCAGTTATTTGATGATGCTGCAGACAATTCCCGCAAAATGGTGGAGGGATACAT GAAACTGTACCACCCAAACAATGCTGCTCTTGGTATGGCCGCCATGCGATCAGGAGTGACTCACTGGCAAGCTGGGGAAATAGAGGTCGGCCATGGCATGGTCTGCAGGGCCTACGCCATTCTCATGGTCACCCACGGCTCAATGCATCCCATCACCAAGGACCTGGAG GCAATGCGTATGCAGACAGAGATGGAGCTGAGGATGTTCAGGCAGAACGAGTATGTCTACCACAGTATGAGAGAGGCAGCACTGAAGAACAAACCGATGACTATGATGCAAGAACCCAGGAATATGGAGGAGGGAGTCAAGAACCTCTTCCACCGGAGGAAGTGA
- the lzts3b gene encoding leucine zipper putative tumor suppressor 3 isoform X2 gives MKSVGTRTTLPRAPPLSRRCPADRSCSAERLPRPPATISDGTASSDERGSVSVATGTCTGTDRPTETASSTNTECTMTAPSNNNQLECGNGAGRREREWERERERQRERGRDRDRDRDWDRERLERERERERNRERERERVERERLERERERERERARERERERIEREKIERERERERERERERERERLENERLERDREREMQAAGLDVCGNIVGRGGPEKTSVGMNTHQIQHPHPHQHREMTAARADGENNPGSHNPPNHNPPKILPVSGKLEQAMQNNSGLVRPSAFKPVVPKSFHSMQNLVGQAGGAGSEGKTEARSEGFSESRGGRRGRDAAAGESGEVPEALLLDQESPVRVSRTEGGGNGNEVVQGGMSDSGRNSLTSLPTYTGSGSGCGPPAVLGPLSASTSHINRLGMVGAAAGLDKLEKPGYQNGLSASDSGRSSSGKSSSSYQRLSHLSDAPAPLRPSPSSDDIIQDLEDRLWEKEQEVQHMRRNLDQSEAAIIQVFEEKQRVWERQMDELRQNYASRLQQVTRRAQRSQTALQAQIGRLSQDKRRLQEEMAALLAQREELERKCLDYRKEQADILPRLEETKWEVCQKAGEISLLKQQLRESQAEVTQRAGEMVALRGQLKELNAQLREREETMLGLKDSYSTKSLELEKCEGELRRTLSEVSHLREKLGVFEAEVLSLKRALNEVSRGAEVVMSPNLAAAGLLPPWGIVHCPRNPTESSTNSLTSTSDNLLSLQSDEAKAQRQEAQRQERQQREEAQWRDVQQRQDTHMQQDLRMRQDVQIRPEAQLRQEAQLRQESHLRHEAQLRQEAQLCHEAQMRHEAQLCQEVQLRQDGHLPQRGPEGHWDESGELRRQLEQLQAALRLERQQRERQALNFDQERHTWQDEKERVLKYQAQLQLSYVETLQKNQALEKRMISLGAKPSSTSTTTTITTITTSSPTSSNSPPPPPAMSPLSPQPSLSISGPIALTISPPCEDQKGPPSLHQLANPWAGPSRLERIESTEI, from the exons ATGAAGTCTGTGGGTACGAGGACCACCTTGCCCAGAGCCCCTCCTCTCTCTCGCCGTTGCCCTGCCGACCGCAGCTGCAGTGCAGAACGACTGCCCCGCCCTCCTGCGACTATATCTGACGGGACGGCCTCTAGCGATGAGCGGGGGAGTGTTAGTGTTGCGACTGGGACCTGTACCGGGACTGACCGGCCCACCGAAACAGCCTCCTCCACCAACACTGAATGTACCATGACTGCCCCGTCCAACAACAACCAGTTGGAGTGTGGCAATGGAGCGGGCAGGCGGGAGAGGGagtgggagagggagagggagaggcagCGTGAGAGGGGGAGAGACAGAGACCGGGACCGGGACTGGGACAGAGAAAGGTTAGAGAGGGaacgagagagggagaggaaccgggagagggagcgggagcgagtgGAGAGGGAGAGGCTGGAGCGAGAGAGGGagcgggagagggagagagccagagagagggaaagagaaagaattgagagagagaagatagaaagagagagggagcgagagagGGAAAGGGAGAGGGAGCGGGAAAGAGAGAGGCTGGAGAATGAGAGGTTggaaagagacagagagagggagatgcaGGCTGCAGGTTTGGATGTGTGTGGGAACATTGTGGGACGAGGAGGACCTGAGAAGACCAGCGTTGGCATGAACACACACCAGATCCAGCATCCGCACCCGCACCAGCACAGAGAGATGACCGCAGCCAGAGCCGACGGAGAAAACAATCCAGGCAGCCACAACCCTCCGAACCACAACCCACCCAAGATCCTGCCAGTGTCGGGAAAACTGGAGCAG GCGATGCAGAACAATTCGGGCCTCGTACGTCCCTCCGCCTTCAAGCCGGTGGTTCCCAAGAGCTTCCACTCCATGCAGAACCTGGTGGGCCAGGCAGGAGGGGCTGGGAGCGAGGGCAAGACTGAGGCAAGGAGTGAAGGGTTCAGTGAGAGCAGAGGAGGCAGGAGAGGCAGGGACGCAGCGGCAGGAGAATCAGGAGAGGTCCCAGAGGCCCTGCTCCTGGACCAGGAGAGCCCAGTGAGGGTCAGCAGAACTGAGGGCGGGGGAAATGGTAATGAAGTGGTTCAGGGAGGGATGTCTGACTCAGGGAGGAactccctgaccagcctgcccaCCTACACGGGCTCGGGGTCCGGTTGTGGGCCCCCGGCCGTCCTGGGGCCTCTCAGTGCTTCCACCAGCCACATCAACAGGTTGGGCATGGTTGGGGCAGCTGCAGGCCTCGACAAGCTGGAAAAGCCTGGCTACCAG AACGGGCTCAGCGCCTCAGACAGTGGCCGGTCCTCCTCGGGAAAGAGCTCCTCGTCCTATCAGAGGCTGAGCCACCTGAGTGACGCCCCTGCTCCTCTCCGGCCCTCGCCCTCCTCCGACGACATTATCCAGGACCTCGAGGACCGCTTGTGGGAGAAAGAGCAAGAG GTGCAGCACATGCGTAGAAACCTGGACCAAAGTGAGGCAGCGATTATTCAGGTGTTTGAGGAGAAGCAGCGTGTCTGGGAGCGGCAGATGGACGAGCTGAGACAGAACTACGCCTCGCGCCTGCAGCAG GTTACCCGTCGTGCTCAGCGCTCCCAGACTGCCCTGCAGGCCCAGATAGGCCGTCTATCCCAGGACAAGAGGAGGCTCCAGGAGGAGATGGCGGCTCTGTTGGCCCAGAGGGAGGAGCTGGAGAGAAAGTGTCTGGATTACAGGAAGGAGCAGGCTGACATCTTGCCTCGTCTGGAGGAGACCAAGTGGGAG GTGTGTCAGAAGGCCGGAGAGATCTCTCTGCTGAAGCAGCAGCTGAGGGAGAGTCAGGCTGAAGTGACGCAGCGAGCTGGAGAGATGGTGGCCCTAAGGGGCCAGCTGAAGGAGCTCAATGCCCAGCTGAGGGAGCGGGAGGAGACCATGCTGGGCCTGAAGGACTCCTACAGCACCAAGAGCCTGGAGCTGGAGAAGTGTGAGGGGGAGCTGAGGAGGACTCTCTCAGAG GTGTCCCATCTAAGAGAGAAGCTGGGTGTGTTTGAGGCAGAGGTGCTCAGTTTAAAGCGGGCTCTAAATGAAGTGAGCAGAGGAGCAGAAGTGGTTATGAGCCCTAACTTAGCTGCTGCAGGACTTTTGCCCCCCTGGGGGATTGTCCACTGCCCACGTAACCCCACTGAGTCCTCAACCAACTCTCTCACCTCCACGTCTGACAACCTGCTGAGTCTTCAGAGCGATGAAGCCAAGGCCCAGaggcaggaagctcagagacaGGAGAGGCAGCAACGGGAAGAAGCTCAATGGCGTGATGTGCAGCAGAGGCAAGATACCCACATGCAGCAGGACCTTCGAATGCGTCAGGATGTCCAAATTCGACCAGAGGCCCAACTCCGTCAGGAGGCCCAGCTTCGTCAGGAGTCTCACCTCCGCCATGAAGCCCAATTACGCCAAGAGGCCCAGCTCTGCCACGAGGCCCAAATGCGTCATGAGGCCCAACTCTGCCAGGAAGTGCAGCTACGTCAGGATGGCCACCTGCCGCAGCGAGGCCCGGAGGGTCACTGGGACGAGTCAGGGGAGCTTCGCAGGCAACTTGAGCAGCTGCAGGCCGCATTGCGCCTGGAGCGGCAGCAACGGGAACGCCAGGCACTCAACTTCGACCAGGAGCGACACACCTGGCAGGACGAGAAGGAACGGGTTTTGAAATACCAGGCACAGCTTCAGCTCAGCTACGTGGAAACGCTGCAGAAGAATCAAGCTTTGGAAAAACGTATGATCTCGTTGGGAGCTAAACCCTCCTCAACGTCCACCACCACCACTATTACCACCATCACCACCAGCTCCCCCACCTCTTCCAATTCTCCCCCTCCACCACCAGCCATGTCACCTCTATCCCCTCAGCCCTCACTCTCTATCTCTGGCCCCATTGCCCTCACCATCTCCCCGCCTTGTGAAGATCAGAAGGGCCCTCCTTCTCTCCACCAGCTTGCCAATCCCTGGGCAGGACCTTCACGCCTGGAGAGGATAGAGTCCACTGAGATATAG